A single Dunckerocampus dactyliophorus isolate RoL2022-P2 chromosome 2, RoL_Ddac_1.1, whole genome shotgun sequence DNA region contains:
- the sntg1 gene encoding gamma-1-syntrophin isoform X1: protein MDFKTSNEETKTGIYLMQEGNEEPFNIRLHLAKDILTIQEQDVICVSGEPFYSSERTVTIRRQTIGGFGLSIKGGAEHKIPVVISKISKEQKAELSGLLFIGDSILQINGINVRSYRHEEVVQVLRNAGEEVTLTVSFLKKTPAFLKLPLCEDCTCIPSDQSSGTSSPLCDSGLHLNYHPNNTDTLSCSSWPTSPGLRWEKRWVDLRLIPLLHSRLSQHMPGSDVCRKNAFQVIAVDGVCSGVLQFPTAEDYLDWLQATGSNISNLTKHNVKKINRNFPVNQQIIYMGWTDEKEQDSVQDRMYSSKFLALRGSSLFKFCAPPVTTWDWTRAEKSFTVYEIMCKILKDNDLVDKRKHCFSVQTESGEDMFFSVELESELLVWEKAFQMATFLEVERIQCKTYACIMESHLMGLTVDFSMGFVCFDAASKAILWRYKFSQLKGSSDDGKSKIKFLFQNQDSKSIEAKELEFSNLFAVLHCIHAFFAAKVACLDPVFVESQATAASAGIPSLSSLSCNSHTPNLKFTT, encoded by the exons ACAAAGACTGGGATTTATTTGATGCAAGAAGGTAATGAGGAGCCGTTTAATATTCGACTGCACTTGGCTAAAGACATTCTGACCATTCAGGAGCAAGATGTCATCTGTGTGTCGGGGGAACCTTTCTATTCCAGC GAGAGAACTGTAACGATCCGGAGACAGACGATTGGAGGGTTTGGCCTCAGCATCAAG GGCGGTGCGGAGCATAAAATTCCTGTGGTGATATCCAAAATATCCAAAGAACAAAAAG CCGAACTCTCTGGGCTGCTTTTCATTGGCGATAGTATTCTGCAG ATAAATGGAATAAACGTGAGAAGCTATCGCCACGAGGAAGTG GTTCAGGTTTTGCGGAACGCTGGTGAAGAAGTCACGTTGACTGTTTCTTTCCTCAAGAAGACACCAGCCTTCCTTAAGCTGCCTCTGTGTGAGGATTGCACgt GCATCCCCAGTGACCAGAGCAGTGGGACCTCGTCTCCTTTGTGTGATAGTGGCCTGCACTTGAACTACCATCCTAATAACACG GACACACTGTCCTGTTCGTCGTGGCCCACGTCCCCTGGGCTCCGTTGGGAGAAGAGATGGGTGGACCTCCGACTCATACCACTGCTGCACTCTCGCCTCTCTCAGCACATGCCAGGCTCTGATGTGTGCAG GAAAAATGCTTTCCAGGTCATTGCCGTGGACGGTGTGTGCAGTGGTGTGCTCCAGTTCCCCACAGCCGAGGACTACTTGGACTGGCTTCAGGCGACAGGCAGCAACATCTCCAATCTCACCAAGCACAAC GTGAAGAAGATCAACCGCAATTTTCCAGTCAACCAacag ATCATCTACATGGGCTGGACTGACGAGAAGGAGCAGGACTCCGTTCAGGACCGAATGTACTCATCAAAGTTTCTCGCTTTGAGGGGTTCCTCTCTTTTTAAGTTCTGCGCTCCCCCG GTGACAACATGGGACTGGACTCGAGCAGAGAAAAGCTTTACTGTCTATGAAATAATGTGCAAGATTTTAAAG GACAACGACCTGGTGGACAAGAGAAAGCACTGCTTCAGTGTGCAGACGGAGAGCGGCGAGGACATGTTCTTCAGCGTGGAGCTGGAGTCGGAGCTGCTGGTTTGGGAAAAGGCCTTCCAGATGGCCACTTTCCTGGAAGTGGAGAGGATACAG TGTAAAACATATGCCTGTATCATGGAGAGCCACCTTATGGGACTAACTGTTGACTTCAGCATGGGCTTTGTGTGCTTTGATGCCGCTTCCAAG GCAATTCTGTGGAGATACAAGTTCTCTCAGCTAAAAGGATCATCAGATGACGGCAAAAGCAAGATCAAGTTTTTATTCCAAAACCAAGACTCCAAATCTATTGAAGCAAAG gaACTGGAGTTCTCCAACCTGTTTGCGGTGCTTCACTGTATTCACGCTTTCTTTGCTGCCAAAGTGGCGTGCCTGGACCCCGTGTTTGTGGAGAGCCAGGCCACGGCCGCCAGTGCCGGCATTCCTTCTCTGTCGAGCCTCTCGTGCAATTCGCACACCCCCAATCTGAAATTCACCACTTGA
- the sntg1 gene encoding gamma-1-syntrophin isoform X2, which translates to MDFKTSNEETKTGIYLMQEGNEEPFNIRLHLAKDILTIQEQDVICVSGEPFYSSERTVTIRRQTIGGFGLSIKGGAEHKIPVVISKISKEQKAELSGLLFIGDSILQINGINVRSYRHEEVVQVLRNAGEEVTLTVSFLKKTPAFLKLPLCEDCTCIPSDQSSGTSSPLCDSGLHLNYHPNNTDTLSCSSWPTSPGLRWEKRWVDLRLIPLLHSRLSQHMPGSDVCRKNAFQVIAVDGVCSGVLQFPTAEDYLDWLQATGSNISNLTKHNVKKINRNFPVNQQIIYMGWTDEKEQDSVQDRMYSSKFLALRGSSLFKFCAPPVTTWDWTRAEKSFTVYEIMCKILKDNDLVDKRKHCFSVQTESGEDMFFSVELESELLVWEKAFQMATFLEVERIQCKTYACIMESHLMGLTVDFSMGFVCFDAASKMFRVPLRVAPPSSNPLAS; encoded by the exons ACAAAGACTGGGATTTATTTGATGCAAGAAGGTAATGAGGAGCCGTTTAATATTCGACTGCACTTGGCTAAAGACATTCTGACCATTCAGGAGCAAGATGTCATCTGTGTGTCGGGGGAACCTTTCTATTCCAGC GAGAGAACTGTAACGATCCGGAGACAGACGATTGGAGGGTTTGGCCTCAGCATCAAG GGCGGTGCGGAGCATAAAATTCCTGTGGTGATATCCAAAATATCCAAAGAACAAAAAG CCGAACTCTCTGGGCTGCTTTTCATTGGCGATAGTATTCTGCAG ATAAATGGAATAAACGTGAGAAGCTATCGCCACGAGGAAGTG GTTCAGGTTTTGCGGAACGCTGGTGAAGAAGTCACGTTGACTGTTTCTTTCCTCAAGAAGACACCAGCCTTCCTTAAGCTGCCTCTGTGTGAGGATTGCACgt GCATCCCCAGTGACCAGAGCAGTGGGACCTCGTCTCCTTTGTGTGATAGTGGCCTGCACTTGAACTACCATCCTAATAACACG GACACACTGTCCTGTTCGTCGTGGCCCACGTCCCCTGGGCTCCGTTGGGAGAAGAGATGGGTGGACCTCCGACTCATACCACTGCTGCACTCTCGCCTCTCTCAGCACATGCCAGGCTCTGATGTGTGCAG GAAAAATGCTTTCCAGGTCATTGCCGTGGACGGTGTGTGCAGTGGTGTGCTCCAGTTCCCCACAGCCGAGGACTACTTGGACTGGCTTCAGGCGACAGGCAGCAACATCTCCAATCTCACCAAGCACAAC GTGAAGAAGATCAACCGCAATTTTCCAGTCAACCAacag ATCATCTACATGGGCTGGACTGACGAGAAGGAGCAGGACTCCGTTCAGGACCGAATGTACTCATCAAAGTTTCTCGCTTTGAGGGGTTCCTCTCTTTTTAAGTTCTGCGCTCCCCCG GTGACAACATGGGACTGGACTCGAGCAGAGAAAAGCTTTACTGTCTATGAAATAATGTGCAAGATTTTAAAG GACAACGACCTGGTGGACAAGAGAAAGCACTGCTTCAGTGTGCAGACGGAGAGCGGCGAGGACATGTTCTTCAGCGTGGAGCTGGAGTCGGAGCTGCTGGTTTGGGAAAAGGCCTTCCAGATGGCCACTTTCCTGGAAGTGGAGAGGATACAG TGTAAAACATATGCCTGTATCATGGAGAGCCACCTTATGGGACTAACTGTTGACTTCAGCATGGGCTTTGTGTGCTTTGATGCCGCTTCCAAG